One Ktedonobacteraceae bacterium genomic region harbors:
- the ftsH gene encoding ATP-dependent zinc metalloprotease FtsH, translating into MDAQALYMYQRNPNNGGPNPMPPNNGGNSNGNGNNNPRKSSMSLIVRSLIIIGVLLVGWYLFQYFFNSGPSTSNPNAIEIPYSTFYQEVQAGNVRDVTFQGQDVNGDFKTAQTITDASGAQKTGTSFHFTQLPNGDPNLVTLLNKYHVSYKAVPQPDNSILSNILIDVLWIVLFGAVFLFLFRRASAGQQNIFSFGKSRAKVVLEDRPGTTFADVAGVDEAKNDLIEVVEYLRTPNKFQRLGGKIPRGVLLVGPPGTGKTLLARAVAGEAGVPFFSISGSEFVEVLVGVGASRVRDLFEQAKKASPSIIFIDEIDAVGRQRGSSINSNDEREQTLNQLLVEMDGFDVRQAVVVIAATNRPDGLDKALLRPGRFDRRVTVDRPDWNGRLAILKIHTRNVPLARDVDLITIARATPGMVGADLANLVNEAALLAARRNLDAVTQTCFDEALDKILLGAERPLVLSDQDLNVVAYHEGGHALTGLLTQYVDPVSKVTIVPRGQALGVTQYTPLDDRYNYSKEYLEAQLVTALGGRAAEEVAIGHITTGAENDLQRVTAIARQMVTRWGMSERLGTISFSEREDPFAGTALANGSREYSEKTAAIIDEEVNRIVKWAYDRAVGLLSEHRETLDRIARALRLQETLDAKQLRQIMEETGAINSAPASYR; encoded by the coding sequence ATGGATGCTCAGGCTCTCTATATGTACCAACGGAACCCCAATAATGGGGGGCCGAATCCTATGCCTCCCAATAATGGGGGCAATAGCAATGGAAATGGCAATAATAATCCGCGCAAATCAAGCATGTCGCTTATTGTGCGTTCGCTGATTATCATTGGCGTATTACTGGTAGGCTGGTATCTGTTTCAATACTTCTTTAACTCAGGCCCCAGCACGAGCAATCCCAACGCGATTGAAATTCCCTACAGTACCTTCTACCAGGAGGTGCAGGCGGGGAATGTCAGGGACGTGACTTTCCAGGGGCAGGATGTCAATGGCGATTTTAAGACGGCGCAGACGATCACGGATGCGAGCGGTGCGCAGAAGACAGGGACCAGCTTCCACTTCACGCAATTGCCTAACGGCGACCCCAACCTGGTCACACTGTTGAACAAGTATCACGTGAGTTACAAGGCTGTTCCACAGCCTGACAATTCAATCCTGTCCAACATCTTGATCGATGTCTTGTGGATTGTCCTGTTTGGCGCTGTCTTCCTCTTCCTCTTCCGTCGCGCCTCCGCGGGGCAGCAGAACATCTTCAGTTTCGGCAAGAGCCGGGCGAAAGTTGTGTTGGAGGATAGGCCGGGTACCACATTCGCGGATGTGGCGGGCGTGGATGAGGCGAAAAATGATCTCATCGAGGTCGTTGAGTACTTGAGGACGCCCAACAAATTCCAGCGGCTCGGCGGCAAGATTCCACGCGGCGTGTTGCTGGTAGGCCCTCCGGGAACCGGCAAGACATTGCTTGCGCGCGCGGTTGCCGGTGAGGCAGGCGTGCCTTTCTTCTCCATCAGTGGCTCCGAGTTTGTAGAAGTGCTGGTGGGCGTTGGCGCCAGCCGCGTGCGCGACCTGTTTGAACAGGCTAAGAAAGCGTCGCCCAGCATCATCTTCATTGACGAAATCGATGCCGTGGGTCGCCAGCGCGGCTCGAGCATCAATAGCAACGATGAGCGCGAGCAAACACTGAACCAGTTGCTGGTGGAAATGGATGGGTTCGATGTACGCCAGGCCGTAGTGGTGATCGCGGCCACCAACCGCCCGGACGGTCTTGATAAGGCGCTCCTGCGCCCAGGTCGCTTTGACCGGCGTGTGACGGTGGACCGCCCCGACTGGAATGGCCGGCTGGCGATTCTGAAAATTCATACGCGTAACGTGCCACTGGCAAGGGATGTTGATCTGATCACCATCGCTCGCGCGACTCCTGGTATGGTCGGCGCCGATCTTGCCAACCTGGTGAACGAAGCAGCTCTGCTGGCGGCCCGCCGCAATCTGGATGCTGTGACGCAGACCTGCTTTGATGAGGCCCTGGATAAGATCCTGCTCGGCGCGGAACGCCCACTGGTGTTGAGCGACCAGGATTTGAACGTGGTGGCCTATCACGAGGGCGGTCATGCCCTGACCGGCCTGCTGACGCAGTATGTCGATCCTGTCAGCAAGGTGACGATTGTGCCACGCGGCCAGGCGCTCGGCGTAACGCAGTATACGCCACTGGATGATCGCTATAACTACTCGAAGGAGTATCTCGAGGCGCAGTTAGTGACTGCCCTGGGCGGTCGTGCCGCCGAGGAAGTGGCAATTGGTCATATCACGACGGGCGCGGAGAACGACCTGCAGCGCGTCACCGCCATTGCGCGCCAGATGGTCACGCGCTGGGGTATGAGCGAGCGTTTGGGCACTATCTCCTTCAGCGAGCGCGAGGACCCATTCGCGGGCACGGCGCTGGCCAATGGCTCCCGGGAGTACAGCGAGAAGACCGCGGCGATTATCGACGAAGAGGTCAATCGTATCGTGAAATGGGCCTATGATCGCGCCGTCGGTTTGCTGTCGGAACACCGCGAGACGCTGGACCGCATTGCCCGTGCCCTGCGCTTGCAGGAGACGCTCGACGCGAAGCAACTGCGGCAGATCATGGAGGAGACGGGCGCCATCAACTCGGCCCCGGCCTCGTACAGGTAA
- a CDS encoding SHOCT domain-containing protein: MYHHRHGGFMGGPFMGGPFMMRRRGYPLLPIGGLGGYGLGGGMGGGLGTLLDSVMAGGLGYLVGRNTGSSAQQQYQQQYPQYQQPYPPQYQQQPYQPQYQQQPAQQYQPYQAPANSPADNRIAQLRQLGQLRESGVLTDEEFQAEKQRILNGM, translated from the coding sequence ATGTATCATCACAGGCATGGAGGGTTCATGGGAGGCCCATTTATGGGAGGGCCGTTCATGATGCGCAGGAGAGGTTATCCATTGTTGCCTATTGGTGGTTTAGGGGGTTACGGCCTGGGCGGCGGTATGGGTGGAGGATTGGGTACCTTGCTGGATAGTGTGATGGCGGGCGGCCTGGGCTACCTGGTGGGTAGAAACACGGGAAGCTCCGCGCAGCAGCAATACCAGCAGCAGTATCCGCAGTACCAGCAGCCATATCCTCCGCAATACCAGCAGCAACCCTACCAACCCCAGTACCAGCAGCAACCGGCCCAGCAATATCAACCATACCAGGCGCCCGCAAACAGCCCGGCAGACAATAGAATCGCGCAGCTCAGGCAACTCGGCCAGCTACGCGAATCCGGCGTCCTGACCGACGAGGAATTCCAGGCCGAAAAGCAGCGCATTCTCAATGGGATGTAG
- a CDS encoding DUF6325 family protein, with protein MPVGPLEYIVIGTPGNQFMSEILPELSAIQENGLIRVVDLVFVRKNPDGTISALEVHDLNDDEVSNLGSVKENLMGLITPEDIVTLSNAIPTDTAAVIVLLEHPWINRLQAAVDRANAQVFIGGMVPRGSIEQLEQELAAARQQAQQQ; from the coding sequence ATGCCTGTAGGCCCGCTTGAATATATCGTGATCGGAACGCCGGGCAATCAGTTCATGAGCGAGATTTTGCCTGAACTCAGCGCCATTCAGGAAAACGGGCTTATCCGTGTCGTTGACCTGGTTTTTGTCAGGAAGAATCCTGATGGCACGATCTCGGCACTGGAGGTACACGATTTGAACGATGACGAAGTATCAAATCTCGGCTCCGTTAAGGAAAATCTGATGGGGTTGATTACGCCGGAAGATATCGTGACGCTCAGCAATGCAATTCCCACGGACACAGCGGCAGTGATTGTACTGCTGGAGCATCCATGGATCAATCGCTTGCAAGCAGCTGTAGATCGCGCCAACGCGCAGGTCTTTATTGGAGGAATGGTGCCGCGTGGTTCTATAGAGCAACTCGAACAGGAACTGGCGGCGGCCCGGCAGCAAGCGCAGCAACAGTAG
- a CDS encoding MFS transporter: MSKLLSAQQERVRSPLYRPAFLRLWLGLMFSRVGDQLTVVALIWFVLQLTGSGIAIGLIVLCFQLPAVVASPLMGSLLDRYQPRTIMAVDNFGRACIIAAIPLLYLTGALHLWMVYVLALCSGVLSPASSVGLNIIVPKIVPDGELERANSLAAISWDFSALIGPAIAGFLIIFMGAPLVLLVDALSFLLMGAMVLALPRIQRSHTQDEGVGAGKRAGNLFGFGTLFRMQTVFLLSTLTLLFLFMQGLTEVAIPVYSQKTLGAGSAAYGLLMTAFSAGSLLSLALISQRWTKSRRQGITLAAILLLSGLTLAPLVVIHTLPLALIVMGLAGLAAAPYYVMEQSITQRLVPERVRGQIFGARGALNVAGYPLGGMVGGVLLGTLGVPFAFATAVLLCLLMGVICLIAPVIRGLRQL, translated from the coding sequence ATGAGCAAGTTACTTTCCGCGCAACAGGAGCGTGTCCGCTCGCCGTTGTATCGTCCCGCGTTCCTGCGTTTATGGCTGGGGCTGATGTTTTCGCGCGTGGGGGATCAACTGACCGTGGTGGCGCTGATCTGGTTCGTCTTGCAGTTGACGGGTTCAGGTATCGCTATCGGCCTGATCGTGCTTTGCTTCCAGCTTCCCGCGGTCGTCGCCAGCCCGTTGATGGGCAGCCTGCTGGATCGCTACCAGCCGCGCACCATTATGGCGGTGGATAATTTTGGCCGCGCCTGCATTATTGCCGCCATTCCTTTGCTCTACCTGACCGGTGCTTTACACCTCTGGATGGTCTATGTACTGGCCCTATGTTCCGGCGTGCTTTCACCTGCCTCAAGCGTAGGTCTGAACATCATCGTTCCTAAAATCGTACCTGATGGCGAGCTTGAGCGCGCCAATTCGCTTGCCGCGATCAGCTGGGACTTCTCGGCGCTCATCGGCCCGGCCATCGCGGGCTTCCTGATCATTTTCATGGGAGCGCCGCTCGTTCTGCTTGTTGATGCTCTGTCCTTCCTCTTAATGGGCGCGATGGTGCTGGCGCTTCCTCGTATTCAGCGTTCCCATACTCAGGATGAAGGGGTAGGGGCGGGTAAACGAGCTGGAAATCTCTTCGGCTTCGGCACGCTTTTCCGCATGCAAACTGTCTTCTTGCTCTCTACATTGACGCTGCTCTTCCTCTTCATGCAAGGACTGACCGAGGTTGCCATTCCGGTGTATAGCCAGAAGACGCTCGGTGCGGGTTCAGCGGCCTATGGCCTGCTGATGACCGCGTTCAGCGCTGGCTCATTGCTCTCGCTGGCCTTGATCAGCCAGCGCTGGACGAAGAGTCGCCGCCAGGGCATCACGCTGGCCGCGATTCTGCTGCTCAGCGGCCTGACACTTGCTCCGCTGGTCGTTATACATACACTTCCTCTTGCCCTGATTGTAATGGGCCTGGCGGGACTGGCAGCCGCGCCCTATTACGTGATGGAACAATCGATCACGCAGCGCCTGGTTCCCGAACGGGTGCGCGGGCAGATCTTCGGCGCTCGTGGGGCATTGAATGTCGCGGGCTATCCGCTCGGAGGGATGGTTGGCGGTGTATTACTGGGAACGCTGGGTGTGCCGTTCGCATTTGCGACGGCTGTGCTGCTCTGCCTGTTGATGGGAGTGATTTGCCTTATAGCGCCTGTGATTCGAGGGCTACGACAGCTGTAG
- a CDS encoding metalloregulator ArsR/SmtB family transcription factor codes for MPGQSRTDQQAPLVAEIEVSAAHECLMTLYVLSDEARRASYEAGPGWFDSVRQLASPDLLATIEQFNFRTNQVWEHLLSLVYDCPEPRDVPTFLGFLEQTDALEIRLHLLGYYVREHRRVTPPDIIFQAAQGDAGAQKQLLKTSFPNDADWQRTLRWLLALDIEATKRLLIDILRRWYDEVFQKQEPQILPILARDAEAKRALQASMAAEQLIEAATGWEYVPEPGIRRVVLIPSYILRPWSTSGERAGTRIFCYPVADESITADSETPPARLVRLVKALADERRLRVVKRLATGSYTLQEIADEFGVPKTTMQHHLTALRQAGLVRMRMSDHRYSLRNEVLESVGGLLSEYVKKV; via the coding sequence ATGCCCGGACAGAGCAGAACTGATCAGCAAGCTCCCCTGGTCGCCGAAATCGAGGTCAGCGCGGCCCATGAATGCCTGATGACGCTGTATGTGCTGAGCGATGAGGCGAGACGGGCCAGCTATGAAGCAGGGCCCGGCTGGTTCGACAGCGTGCGCCAGCTGGCTTCGCCCGACCTGCTGGCAACCATCGAGCAGTTCAATTTTCGTACCAACCAGGTGTGGGAACATCTACTCAGTCTCGTATACGATTGCCCGGAGCCGCGAGACGTTCCTACCTTTCTTGGCTTCCTTGAGCAGACCGATGCCCTCGAAATACGCCTGCACCTGCTGGGGTATTATGTACGCGAGCATCGCCGCGTCACGCCGCCTGATATCATCTTCCAGGCGGCGCAGGGAGATGCTGGCGCGCAAAAGCAATTGCTCAAAACGTCGTTCCCCAACGATGCCGACTGGCAAAGAACGCTGCGCTGGCTGCTCGCGCTCGACATTGAGGCCACGAAGCGCCTGCTGATAGACATCCTGCGGCGCTGGTACGACGAGGTCTTTCAGAAGCAGGAGCCGCAAATCTTGCCTATCCTGGCGCGAGATGCCGAGGCCAAACGTGCTTTGCAGGCGAGTATGGCGGCGGAACAATTGATCGAGGCGGCTACCGGGTGGGAATACGTCCCGGAGCCGGGCATCCGGCGCGTCGTACTCATTCCTTCCTATATCCTGCGTCCCTGGAGCACTTCCGGTGAGCGAGCTGGCACGCGCATCTTCTGTTATCCCGTCGCCGATGAGAGTATTACTGCCGATAGTGAGACGCCCCCGGCGCGGCTGGTGCGTCTTGTCAAGGCGCTGGCCGACGAACGACGCCTGCGCGTGGTAAAGCGGCTGGCGACGGGCAGTTATACGTTGCAAGAAATCGCCGATGAGTTTGGTGTCCCGAAAACGACTATGCAGCATCACCTGACAGCCCTACGCCAGGCCGGCCTTGTTCGCATGCGTATGAGCGATCACCGCTACAGCCTGCGCAACGAGGTGCTGGAGAGCGTAGGTGGGTTGTTGAGCGAGTATGTCAAAAAAGTATGA
- a CDS encoding aminoglycoside phosphotransferase family protein produces the protein MNVERLSFATRQEYARCFTNPSYWQAYVAAICTRHELGECTTVRAGFPGTNPVFIVNETYVIKLYSDLFDGERSFLVEHEVYRLIATQPDLPAPSLVASGELFDAHDGWSWPYIVTQIIPGLSMSESELSDTDRLAIATWLGPVVRRLHALPLVEAGPLLPRWEPFLQFLAEQRAEVVNNHVRWGVLPAHLVAQIERYLPDLTELIDTDETPALIHCDLTSDHVLGESITGHWQPSGIIDFGDAKVGDRMYELVALHLGLFDSNRQLLWTFLDAYGFDTALQRDFVRKAMSMTLLFEFNVCSHIFKNIPAAASASTLEELAELLWGRALTSCGCSEVFTV, from the coding sequence ATGAATGTAGAACGACTCTCCTTTGCAACTCGTCAGGAGTACGCTCGCTGTTTCACGAACCCTTCCTATTGGCAGGCGTATGTGGCTGCCATTTGCACACGTCACGAATTGGGGGAGTGTACCACTGTACGCGCAGGGTTTCCAGGTACGAATCCTGTCTTTATCGTTAATGAAACCTATGTTATCAAACTCTATTCCGATCTCTTCGATGGAGAACGGAGTTTCCTCGTTGAGCACGAAGTCTATCGCCTCATCGCCACTCAGCCAGACCTTCCAGCGCCATCTCTGGTCGCCTCTGGGGAGCTCTTTGATGCACACGATGGCTGGTCCTGGCCCTACATTGTCACACAGATTATCCCCGGTCTGAGTATGAGTGAGTCGGAACTCAGTGATACAGATCGTTTAGCAATCGCTACATGGCTGGGACCGGTGGTACGTCGTCTTCACGCTCTTCCACTGGTGGAGGCTGGACCATTACTGCCAAGATGGGAGCCGTTTCTGCAGTTTCTCGCGGAACAACGGGCAGAGGTGGTCAACAACCATGTTCGTTGGGGCGTGCTACCCGCTCATCTCGTCGCACAGATCGAGAGGTATCTGCCAGATCTGACAGAATTGATTGACACAGATGAAACGCCTGCTTTGATTCACTGTGATCTCACTAGTGATCATGTGCTAGGAGAGAGCATTACTGGGCACTGGCAACCATCTGGCATTATTGATTTTGGTGATGCCAAAGTTGGTGATCGCATGTATGAGCTGGTGGCGCTCCATCTGGGTTTGTTTGACTCGAACAGGCAATTACTTTGGACATTTTTGGATGCCTATGGGTTTGATACGGCCTTACAACGCGACTTTGTCCGGAAGGCCATGAGCATGACGTTACTGTTTGAGTTCAACGTGTGCTCACACATTTTCAAGAACATTCCTGCTGCGGCCTCGGCTAGCACACTTGAAGAACTGGCTGAGTTACTATGGGGGCGTGCTCTCACGTCCTGCGGGTGCTCTGAAGTTTTCACTGTATGA
- a CDS encoding EamA family transporter, with the protein MFSQDTSRRDFLLIVCASISWGTVGIANQALYTSGVTNALSLSFLRLAIATPLFFLACWTRLGRRLFRMKRRDLGVMMLMGSMIAFSQACYIAALASDGVGVSTLIAICVAPVIITVFTTCIARERLTLITLIVLVAALSGTVLLVGTRSHTGEGMASLVGTGLAFLSACGYAGFILCGRLLTGRCHPLQISAVAFGTGTLVLLVCAASTRLVLVYSAWGWLILLYLGCVPTALAYVLFDTDSYDG; encoded by the coding sequence ATGTTCTCTCAAGATACATCTCGTCGTGACTTCTTGCTCATTGTTTGCGCCTCGATTTCCTGGGGCACGGTCGGCATTGCGAACCAGGCGCTGTATACCTCTGGTGTCACCAATGCCCTATCGTTGAGTTTTTTACGCCTGGCTATCGCAACGCCCCTGTTTTTTCTCGCGTGTTGGACGCGCCTTGGTCGCCGCCTCTTTCGCATGAAGCGCCGTGATCTGGGGGTGATGATGCTCATGGGCAGTATGATAGCATTCTCCCAGGCCTGTTATATTGCGGCTCTTGCTTCCGATGGTGTAGGTGTCTCAACACTGATTGCCATCTGTGTGGCTCCCGTGATTATCACTGTCTTCACTACCTGCATCGCACGGGAGCGCCTGACATTGATAACCCTCATTGTCCTCGTCGCCGCTCTGAGTGGAACAGTGCTCCTTGTTGGGACGCGATCTCACACGGGTGAAGGAATGGCCTCACTCGTTGGGACGGGACTCGCGTTTCTCTCAGCCTGCGGCTATGCGGGATTCATCCTATGCGGACGATTACTCACCGGTAGGTGTCATCCGTTGCAGATAAGCGCTGTCGCGTTCGGAACTGGAACGCTGGTGTTGCTTGTCTGTGCTGCATCAACCAGGTTGGTACTTGTGTATTCAGCATGGGGATGGTTGATATTGCTGTACCTGGGATGCGTTCCCACCGCTCTTGCCTATGTCCTCTTTGACACCGACTCATATGATGGGTGA
- the gcvT gene encoding glycine cleavage system aminomethyltransferase GcvT, producing MTAHDTAAASTTLKRTPLYDEHRALGARIVEFSGFEMPVQYTSIIEEHRAVRTHAGLFDVSHMGEFKVEGPDALAFLQHLVPNDVSRLAIHQALYTQLCLPNGGTVDDLIIYHLAENHYMLVVNAGNIDKDFAWVQEQTKNFNVQVINQSDTTALLALQGPDAQSILQPLTKVDLAGIRYYHFEPGVVDGVDCIISRTGYTGEDGFELYCAPIDVVKLWRDLLAAGKDKGLLPAGLGARDTLRLEAGYCLYDHELNEQTNPLEAGLGWTVKLNKGDFIGHDALLKVKEEGLKRKLIGIEMIERGIPRGGYAIYDNDRQIGTLTSGAPSPTLNKNIGMGYVDAADAVIGKPVQIDIRGKRTAAQIVALPFYKRKK from the coding sequence ATGACAGCACACGACACAGCAGCGGCCTCGACCACCTTGAAACGCACCCCGCTCTATGATGAACACCGCGCGCTAGGCGCGCGCATCGTAGAGTTCAGCGGCTTCGAGATGCCCGTTCAATATACCAGCATCATCGAAGAACACCGCGCGGTACGCACGCATGCTGGCCTTTTCGATGTCAGTCACATGGGCGAATTCAAAGTCGAAGGCCCGGATGCGCTTGCGTTCTTGCAGCACCTCGTCCCCAACGATGTTTCCCGCCTCGCCATTCACCAGGCGCTCTACACGCAGCTCTGTCTTCCGAATGGCGGCACTGTCGACGACCTGATTATTTATCACCTTGCCGAAAACCACTACATGCTGGTCGTCAACGCCGGCAACATCGACAAAGACTTCGCCTGGGTGCAGGAGCAGACGAAAAATTTCAATGTCCAGGTCATCAATCAATCGGACACCACCGCCCTGCTCGCCCTGCAAGGTCCCGACGCCCAATCCATCTTGCAGCCACTGACCAAAGTAGACCTTGCCGGCATTCGCTACTACCATTTCGAGCCGGGCGTCGTCGACGGCGTCGACTGCATCATCTCGCGCACCGGCTATACAGGCGAAGATGGCTTCGAACTCTACTGCGCTCCCATAGATGTCGTCAAATTGTGGCGAGATTTGCTGGCGGCCGGCAAAGACAAGGGCCTGCTGCCCGCCGGCCTGGGAGCGCGCGATACGCTGCGACTGGAAGCCGGCTACTGCCTGTACGACCACGAACTGAACGAGCAGACCAATCCGCTCGAGGCCGGCCTGGGCTGGACGGTCAAACTCAACAAGGGCGATTTCATCGGCCACGACGCGCTGCTGAAAGTCAAAGAAGAAGGCCTCAAACGCAAGCTCATCGGCATCGAGATGATCGAACGTGGCATCCCCCGCGGCGGCTACGCGATTTACGACAATGACCGCCAGATCGGCACGCTGACCAGCGGCGCGCCCAGCCCGACCCTGAACAAAAATATCGGCATGGGCTACGTCGACGCGGCAGACGCCGTCATTGGCAAACCCGTCCAGATCGACATCCGCGGAAAACGCACCGCGGCGCAGATCGTCGCGCTGCCATTTTATAAACGCAAAAAATAA
- the gcvH gene encoding glycine cleavage system protein GcvH: MANLNYPSDLKYSKTDEWVRVEGDQATIGITDYAQDQLGDIVYVELPWDGSQNILHEGKFGDIESVKATSELISPISGEVIKVNEALKDTPELINDKPYDDGWMVVIKMANPAELDSLMSADEYKAYLQGR, from the coding sequence ATGGCAAACCTGAACTACCCTTCCGACCTCAAGTACAGCAAGACCGACGAATGGGTGCGCGTCGAAGGCGACCAGGCCACCATTGGCATCACAGACTATGCCCAGGATCAGCTGGGCGACATCGTCTACGTCGAATTACCCTGGGACGGATCTCAGAACATCCTCCATGAAGGAAAGTTCGGCGACATCGAATCGGTCAAGGCCACCTCAGAACTTATTTCACCGATCAGCGGCGAAGTCATCAAGGTCAATGAAGCCCTGAAGGACACGCCGGAGCTGATCAACGACAAACCCTACGACGATGGCTGGATGGTCGTCATCAAGATGGCCAACCCCGCCGAGCTGGATAGCCTGATGAGCGCTGACGAGTACAAGGCATATTTACAGGGGAGATAA